The Primulina tabacum isolate GXHZ01 chromosome 1, ASM2559414v2, whole genome shotgun sequence genome contains the following window.
aatttatatgtaaaaaatTTGAGGCTCTGTCACTATGTGTCATTATTTTTCAGAGTTATATTACCTAGTCAATTCTTTAGTAAAATAGAATCAATAGCTAAGTTATATGTACAAAACTCAATTTTGACTAGTTAAAAagtcaaaactcaaaataaaattgtgaaatATTCAAATAAGTTCATTCTCTTTTTAGGGGAAATATGATCTatacttatttatttttatggttATATTTATTGGATTTGTATGTTAATTAATATGATGATTTTCAGAAATGCGGGAAATATGATGAACAAATAGTGCTGATAAAGCGTAAGCTGAAATCAATATACTTAGGAGAAGCTTTCAATGGGAAACCCACAAAAAGTGGTCGTTCTCATGGCAAGAAGATTCAGGTTTCTATCAAACAAGAAACCTCGAGATTACTGGTAAATTATACACACATTACATTTGCATAGGGTTGATTttctataataataaataaatttatcggTTTGTTTGGACAAATTCACTCGACTACGAATTTAAAATCTCGAATTGTCATTTTCTGAGTCGTTATCGTGATTGATTTCAAATccaataaattttcaaatttttccatCAGATACTTCCTAAAACTAAATACTTTAGTACAAACACAATCAAATGTATGTTCAATATATTGATTAATGACACTCAATTGTTCATTGTGACAGGGAAATCTTGGATGGGCTTACATGAAAAAGCCCAATTACATGGCAGCCGAGGTTGTGTATCGTAAGGCCCAAATGATAGACCCGGACACCAACAAGGCCTTAAACCTAGGCTATTGCCTCATCAAACAGGCCCGATATGAAGAAGCCTATTTATTCCTTCAAGATGTTTTGCAATGCAAACTTTCAGGATCTGATGATTTCAAATCAAGAAATAGAGCCGAAGAATTGCTGCTCGAACTGGAATCAAAGCATCCGTCTCTTCCTACATTATCAAATTCTCCTCAACTGAATTTCGAAGACGATTTCGTCGAGGCCCTCGAAAGAATGATGATGAACGAATGGGCGACGACTAGATCAAGGAGGCTGCCCATTTTTGAAGAGATTTCTCAGTTTTGAGATAATCAACGTTAATTTCATCGAAAAAATTGTGTACTTTGTAAGTGGATAGAGGTTGAAGATTCAAGAATTCTTGGATGTAGATTATGTTGAATAATAGTGTGTAAAAATGATGTGTGTATGTATGGAGTTCGGGGACTTCAATTTGGAGAAAAGGGCAAGTTAGTCCGTAGAGCTTCGTTTATAAACTCATTTGTTTTGTTTCGATgtataataatatgataatgtttgtaaatatttttaaaaaaaattgattatggaattcTTTTTACGAAGTTTAAAATCGAAAATCAATTTTtagaaacatttaaaaacacTACATATATGACTTATGGAGACAGATACGGGGTACCATGGTTATTTAATGATAAATTTAAATCTACGTAAAGATATGTTTTATCGGtgtttataaatttaaattacaaACAGTTACTTTGTTTATGTCTAGATCTTAAAATCATAATCACAAGTCATCGTTGATTAGTGCTTAGTGTTTTCGGGCTTCCTTTCTTTGGAAACACCgtaaaagaagaaaaatcgGCGTGGAAGACATTTTGGGTGGAACGCTTTGAAGAAGATATTTTCTGTGTTGCATAAAGAATAAGGTATTTTGTGGGGTGAAATTCGAGTATTGCGGGGTGTTTTGTGTGCTTTGtgaaaatttaaatgaataATGCAGATATTTTGGTCAAAACAAAATTGATCCCATAAAAATTCTACCAGACATAAATAGTTAATCTCACAAtattatatcatttttttatcaaccacatatcaatcaaatcattaatcatttaattatttcatcTCATGTACCAAGCGACCCCTTAAAAAATTGATTATAGATTTTTCTTTTACGAAGATTAAAATCcataatcattttttaaaaaaacatttacaAACTGTTTAGCCCAAATCAATTAAACAAGGACCCAACTTGGCTGGAAGCAATTTAATTAGCCAAAATCCATGAAGCCCAAGCCACAACCCAATAGATGAAGCCCAAGGAAAGTTGCAGTTGGCCCAGTAAAGGTACGTTGCTGCCAGTTACGGCCATTACCCAAGGTGGAAGATCGTGGGATGATCGTGGAAAGGAGCAACTGATGGGCAGAGTGTGTCAAAAGAGAAGGGAAGGGAATCAGAAAAAGCCCCGACAAATCAACACAAAAAAAGCTACAGCAAAAGCTCTGCAGAATTCCCTATCAATTTTATGTCTGTTCATGTCAATTTCTAGTTCTAGTAGCAAAATATTCCATATGTTTATCAGTCTTCTTTGTAAAAATATTGGCCAAGTTCATAGCAACATaatgatatttgatgttgttaaTGGATTCCTCCTATAATCTTGTCATATTCCTCATTCAGTGTTTACGTTTTTGAGCCATTTCGAAGGAACTATAACTAACGGTCGAATCGAGACTCGCAACGCTTGGTAAACGAAGTCGGATCATTTAATATTTGGCACGAACACGTGCCTGACACGCCCGCAAATTTCGTGACAAACAAGTTGGCACGTCCGGTGGGACCCAATGCCTCCAAAGCGTACTGAGAAGAGTGAAGGAATTCCTCCATCACTGGGGAAAGGTCATCGCTCACAAGAAGAGTTTCAGGAAACTGATGCAGAAGGAAGAACGGTTGAAAGGCTCGTACACTAGTTCGAGGAAGAGACTATGAAGGAAGGAATTGCTGTTTCTGGTGGTGATGGATCTTCGCCGAACTTCATGTTGGCCATGGAGAAAAATATCCGCAGCGATCTCAAGGAAATGACTCAAACTTTCGCTACTGTCATGATGGAATTTGTGGCAGAAATGAAGGAATGGAGAAAGTCTGCAAAAGGCGAAGTGGTTATACCAGAAAGTGATAAACTTCAAGAGAATGACGTCAAGCTGCTGAAAGATCAAGGCCAAGGATCAGAGTTTCTCAGGCTGGTGAAAGTCGCCGCTTGGGGGAAGCACGAATTCCTGAATCTGCCAGGGAAGGGAGATACACTCCTCCGCACAAAAGGGATGAGGAGTTGGGGTTGAAATTCCAAAACTGCAGCAATAGTAAACAAATGGCTGGTAACGTGTTCTCTGTGACATCTCCTAACTTACATCCAGGGATGTATGTTGATGGGGGAATGCGTGGATATTCAGCGCCAGGTTTGGGGAATAACACTCGGGGGGCAATCTATCCTCCTCACCAGTTAAGACAAACTCCAACATTGGATTTTGAGATGGTACGTGATGTGATTCAAGAATTGTATAGCCCAGGAGTGAGGCCAATCAACCGACCAGAATTCCATAAACCGTATCCTGATGTTGTGGATCGTGACAACCCTTATCCAAAAGGATACCGCATTCCAAGCTTCACGTTATATTCCGGCGAAGACGGTCAATTCATCGTGGAACATGTGGCCAGGTTTACAATTCAGTGTGGGGAATTGGCAAATTTGGAGAAATTTTCTAATTACAAGTTACGTTTGTTCCCCAATTCCCTGACCAGTAATGCTTTCACATGGTATGCAACACTACCTCAAAACTCTATTATGACTTGGCACGATATGGAACGTCAATTCCATACACAATTCTTCCGGACAGTACCTGAGATTAGTATAGCGGAATTGTCAAGGGTGGTCCAAAAACCGGGGGAATCTGCCAATTATTTCATTTGTAAGTTCAAGAAGGTGAGAAGCAGATGCCGAGTTTTCCTCCCTGAATCAGAATACGTGAAAATGGCACAGCAAGGActcgattttgaacttagaaagaAGTTCCAAGGGATGGAATTCCGTGATTTTTATGAACTTGCTGCCAAAGTGTCAGAGTACGAGGAATTGTTACGAGAAGAGAGTC
Protein-coding sequences here:
- the LOC142519109 gene encoding protein SULFUR DEFICIENCY-INDUCED 1-like isoform X1, which translates into the protein MEIGATKNSLVQEKLEKDLFHVVYKVPSGDGPYVRAKHAQLVYKDPESAVVWFWTAINSGDRVCSALKDMAVVLKQLDRSEQAIEAIKSFRGFCPKNAQESLENVLIDLYKKCGKYDEQIVLIKRKLKSIYLGEAFNGKPTKSGRSHGKKIQVSIKQETSRLLGNLGWAYMKKPNYMAAEVVYRKAQMIDPDTNKALNLGYCLIKQARYEEAYLFLQDVLQCKLSGSDDFKSRNRAEELLLELESKHPSLPTLSNSPQLNFEDDFVEALERMMMNEWATTRSRRLPIFEEISQF
- the LOC142519109 gene encoding protein SULFUR DEFICIENCY-INDUCED 1-like isoform X2 — encoded protein: MEIGATKNSLVQEKLEKDLFHVVYKVPSGDGPYVRAKHAQLVYKDPESAVVWFWTAINSGDRVCSALKDMAVVLKQLDRSEQAIEAIKSFRGFCPKNAQESLENVLIDLYKGNLGWAYMKKPNYMAAEVVYRKAQMIDPDTNKALNLGYCLIKQARYEEAYLFLQDVLQCKLSGSDDFKSRNRAEELLLELESKHPSLPTLSNSPQLNFEDDFVEALERMMMNEWATTRSRRLPIFEEISQF